The Candidatus Neomarinimicrobiota bacterium genome window below encodes:
- a CDS encoding D-aminoacyl-tRNA deacylase, giving the protein MIAVIQRVSEGEVKIQGKPHAKIGIGLVVLLGVAHDDEIQDADWL; this is encoded by the coding sequence ATGATTGCTGTCATCCAAAGAGTCAGTGAAGGGGAAGTCAAAATTCAGGGGAAACCCCACGCTAAGATCGGGATCGGCTTGGTAGTCCTGTTGGGAGTAGCCCATGATGATGAGATCCAGGATGCTGATTGGCTGG